A genomic segment from Torulaspora globosa chromosome 3, complete sequence encodes:
- the SLX4 gene encoding Slx4p (ancestral locus Anc_8.330) gives MDLRRAKRNLQLALDGEEEADPRGGGDFGESSLADRDLVETQVPEALGFSSFESAEGVFVSTQVQGRLDDALHEEALRNGLKRFKYETGEEARSSTKAPVQKKGRSLKRSQKKSLGDFGQSKTGQLLKQLSGKQSKVRDTVESQRKKGKLRARSASQYDTYTAEEWHHIHRKLLDHFPQKEPDDIREAFCYLYGPVHSYSESDLWGASQMLPSAEGVVSETKVKSVVGECHEVKVLTLSQVLSDNGNVESEDAEVDDSSTVPDSTDEISIRIPISEAERASTQFYTPRTSPAQEIIDPTQESFKVVKSLISPLKDEETPLVQVPATRTSTILTHVKQSSKSIDLKTCLRMLIAKDQVTSLKEKLSRDFDIIQEEQSIMSDTESEDPETFAVYLQRRIQPQPSNNSTLSISRFATQSAQKLRQSMKAIGLKPCRSKSQMIASLEAASQVLDSSCTELQQRHLIYDNLTKLVYSCPSLLERVYTYQPIPLNYLLARLTEANPFMDHVDEPTIRTWADNQGICLTSSS, from the coding sequence ATGGATCTACGCAGGGCTAAGAGGAATCTGCAGTTGGCTTTAGATGGTGAAGAGGAGGCGGACCCGCGCGGTGGCGGTGATTTTGGCGAGAGTAGCTTAGCTGATCGAGATTTAGTTGAAACGCAAGTACCTGAAGCGTTGGGattttcatcttttgaaaGTGCTGAAGGTGTTTTTGTGAGCACTCAGGTGCAAGGTAGACTTGATGATGCTCTCCATGAAGAGGCTTTACGGAACGGActgaaaagattcaagtACGAGACTGGGGAGGAAGCTAGGAGTAGCACAAAGGCTCCCGTGCAGAAAAAAGGCAGATCGTTGAAAAGAtcgcagaagaagagccTAGGTGACTTTGGCCAATCAAAAACTGGACAGTTGCTGAAGCAACTGTCGGGAAAGCAAAGCAAGGTGCGAGACACGGTCGAGTCGCAGCGAAAAAAAGGGAAGCTGAGAGCCAGATCAGCCTCACAATACGATACGTACACCGCGGAGGAGTGGCATCATATACACAGGAAGTTACTTGACCATTTTCCTCAGAAAGAGCCTGACGATATCAGAGAAGCATTTTGTTACTTGTATGGGCCAGTCCACTCATATAGCGAAAGCGACTTATGGGGAGCTTCTCAAATGCTGCCAAGTGCGGAGGGAGTGGTGTCAGAGACGAAAGTCAAATCCGTGGTAGGGGAATGCCATGAAGTTAAAGTGCTCACACTCTCGCAGGTTTTGAGTGATAATGGGAACGTTGAGTCAGAGGATGCCGAAGTTGACGATAGTTCAACTGTTCCTGATAGCACAGATGAGATCTCGATCCGTATACCAATCAGCGAGGCAGAGCGCGCTAGCACACAGTTTTATACCCCACGCACGTCGCCAGCGCAAGAGATAATAGATCCTACACAGGAGTCTTTTAAGGTCGTTAAAAGCCTGATTTCTCCTTtgaaagacgaagaaaccCCTTTGGTGCAAGTGCCGGCCACTAGAACTTCCACAATTCTAACTCATGTCAAGCAGTCCTCAAAATCCATCGATTTAAAGACCTGCCTCAGGATGTTAATTGCTAAGGATCAAGTCACATCGCTGAAGGAAAAGCTATCTCGAGATTTCGATATCATTCAGGAAGAACAGTCCATAATGTCAGATACAGAATCAGAGGATCCTGAAACGTTTGCGGTGTACTTGCAGCGCAGAATCCAACCACAGCCAAGTAACAATTCTACGCTTTCTATTTCTCGTTTTGCCACTCAGTCGGCACAGAAGCTGCGACAGAGCATGAAAGCGATCGGTCTCAAGCCCTGTCGATCCAAGTCGCAAATGATTGCTTCATTGGAGGCCGCCTCGCAGGTACTAGATAGTTCTTGCACGGaacttcaacaaaggcATCTAATCTACGATAATCTTACTAAACTGGTCTACTCCTGTCCATCCCTTCTCGAGAGGGTTTACACTTACCAGCCGATCCCTCTGAACTATCTGCTGGCAAGACTGACCGAGGCAAATCCTTTCATGGATCATGTAGACGAACCAACGATTCGAACGTGGGCAGATAATCAGGGCATTTGTTTAACTAGTAGCAGCTAG
- the KGD2 gene encoding dihydrolipoyl transsuccinylase (ancestral locus Anc_8.329): protein MLSRFVRLGPSTAKVLRSSTLSSCSKRVALGVANRRHVSTKLMQGVNMRALNPSSRITGIRLPYQARWESTSVMVPQMAESLTEGSLKEFTKKEGEYIEQDELLATIETDKIDVEVNAPVSGTITKLNFKPDDTVTVGEELAQIEPGEASASSEAPKKEEEPKKEEVQPKKEEKAPKKEAPKKEEPKKQEQPKKQETPKQQETATPSFTKFSRNEERVKMNRMRLRIAERLKESQNTAASLTTFNEVDMSAVLEMRKLYKDEIIKKTGTKFGFMGLFSKACTLAAKDIPAVNAAIEGDQIVYRDYTDISVAVSTPKGLVTPVVRNAESLSVLEVEQEIVRLSSKARDGKLTLEDMAGGTFTISNGGVFGSLYGTPIINMPQTAVLGLHSVKERPVTVNGQIVSRPMMFLALTYDHRLLDGREAVTFLKTVKELIEDPRKMLLF, encoded by the coding sequence ATGCTATCAAGATTTGTTCGTCTGGGTCCTAGCACTGCAAAGGTTCTGCGGTCGTCTACTTTATCTTCATGTTCTAAGAGAGTGGCTTTGGGAGTTGCCAACAGAAGGCATGTTTCCACAAAACTTATGCAAGGCGTCAATATGCGGGCTTTAAACCCATCTTCTAGAATAACAGGAATCAGGCTACCGTATCAGGCTCGTTGGGAGTCTACATCGGTTATGGTACCCCAAATGGCTGAATCTTTGACGGAAGGTTCCCTGAAGGAGTTTACGAAGAAGGAAGGTGAATATATCGAGCAGGATGAACTGTTGGCAACTATAGAGACCGACAAGATTGATGTTGAAGTCAACGCCCCTGTTAGCGGAACCATCACGAAGCTAAACTTCAAGCCCGATGATACGGTTACGGTTGGCGAAGAGTTGGCGCAGATAGAGCCTGGTGAggcatctgcttcttccGAAGCACCAaaaaaggaggaagaaccaaagaaggaagaagttcagccaaagaaggaggaaaaaGCACCTAAGAAGGAAGCTCCTAAGAAGGAGGAGCCAAAGAAACAGGAGCAGCCTAAGAAACAAGAGACACCAAAGCAGCAGGAAACTGCCACGCCATCTTTCACAAAGTTCTCACGTAACGAGGAAAGAGTCAAGATGAATCGTATGAGGTTAAGAATTGCTGAGAGGTTGAAAGAGTCACAGAACACAGCTGCCTCTTTGACTACTTTCAACGAAGTTGATATGTCAGCAGTTCTCGAAATGAGAAAGCTTTACAAAGACGAAATCATTAAGAAGACTGGCACCAAATTTGGTTTCATGGGTCttttctccaaagcatGTACCTTGGCCGCAAAGGATATTCCAGCGGTTAACGCTGCTATAGAGGGTGATCAAATTGTGTACCGTGATTACACAGATATTTCGGTGGCTGTCTCTACGCCAAAGGGTTTAGTTACGCCCGTTGTTCGTAACGCGGAATCCTTGAGCGTCCTAgaagttgaacaagaaatAGTCCGTCTAAGTTCGAAGGCCCGTGATGGTAAGTTAACTTTGGAAGATATGGCTGGTGGTACTTTCACCATCTCTAACGGTGGTGTCTTCGGATCCCTGTACGGTACTCCAATCATTAACATGCCTCAAACTGCTGTGCTAGGTCTCCATAGTGTTAAGGAGAGACCTGTCACTGTCAATGGTCAAATTGTTTCAAGGCCAATGATGTTTTTGGCTTTGACTTACGACCATAGATTGTTGGATGGTAGAGAAGCAGTTACGTTTTTGAAAACTGTTAAGGAACTGATCGAGGATCCAAGAAAGATGTTATTATTCTAA
- a CDS encoding choline/ethanolamine kinase (ancestral locus Anc_8.328), protein MSETRSSRAETRRTSFTVGNPKSRSHSRSSSKGRRPSLSSLRSSHRLIRTISIDSDLSKGEDDSRSETYSAGTESTETTAAEYDSVASEVQELRLDSRGSASTRNAGPKVSNEIVEVPFVNVTLDNSLPQDYLKDDILNTIQSLKIPKWYVRGAMDVSPLDRRRLKLTKITGAMTNAIYKLGYPNLPSLLLRVYGRNNSLIIDREYELEVLARLSLRHIGPSLFGCFENGRFEQYLENAQTLGKNDIRDWKTSQRIARRMKELHKGVPLTRQERDEGPACWAKINHWIRVIEMAGRDWVQDDENIKHTLLCNSWSDFKAVVQRYRDWLYSDGSASVKSSLVFCHNDAQYGNLLFTSPVINAENPVHSTVKASSSSSLFPLDSNVSIEQIINPPIQEQSQDSKLVVIDFEYAGANPAAFDLANHLSEWMHDYNCSEPYRCDPLDFPTKEQMLNFVYSYVSHLRGNSTKPIDDEVKCYYNAILKWRGSVQIFWSLWAILQSGHLHEEKLERTESFGPSGNKYIINTASPEEEDVIDKQFADMDGVDIDSFDYISYCREKIAVFWGDALQFGVAQEEDCAAPEAKFLNIEKL, encoded by the coding sequence ATGAGCGAGACTCGTTCATCTAGAGCTGAAACTAGAAGGACTTCTTTCACTGTAGGGAACCCGAAATCACGCTCACACTCGCGGTCTAGTAGCAAAGGTAGGAGACCTTCTCTATCCAGTCTAAGATCTTCTCATCGGCTGATACGTACAATTAGCATTGATTCTGACTTATCGAAGGGCGAGGATGATTCAAGGTCCGAAACGTATTCTGCAGGAACAGAGTCGACGGAGACAACCGCAGCAGAGTACGACTCTGTGGCTTCTGAAGTGCAAGAGCTGAGATTGGATAGCAGGGGCAGTGCGAGTACTAGAAATGCTGGACCCAAAGTTTCCAACGAGATCGTCGAGGTTCCTTTTGTGAATGTGACTTTGGACAACAGCTTGCCTCAGGACTATCTAAAGGACGACATCCTGAATACGATACAAAGTCTCAAGATACCCAAATGGTATGTTCGCGGTGCCATGGATGTATCGCCACTTGACAGGAGGCGTCTGAAATTGACCAAAATAACTGGTGCCATGACGAATGCAATTTACAAGCTGGGCTATCCAAACTTGCCATCACTCTTGCTAAGGGTTTATGGCCGTAATAACAGCTTGATTATTGACAGAGAGTACGAATTGGAAGTCTTGGCGAGATTGTCGTTGCGCCATATAGGACCCTCACTGTTTGGATGTTTCGAAAACGGCAGATTCGAGCAGTACCTGGAGAACGCTCAGACTCTGGGCAAGAATGACATACGAGACTGGAAAACATCCCAGAGAATAGCTCGTAGAATGAAAGAACTGCACAAGGGTGTTCCACTCACAAGACAGGAGAGAGACGAGGGCCCGGCATGTTGGGCAAAGATAAACCACTGGATCAGGGTTATAGAGATGGCTGGCCGCGATTGGGTGCAAGATGACGAGAATATCAAACATACCTTACTCTGCAACAGCTGGTCTGATTTCAAGGCCGTGGTTCAGCGATATCGTGACTGGTTGTATTCTGACGGTTCCGCTAGCGTGAAGAGTTCGCTAGTTTTCTGCCACAATGACGCCCAATATGGTAATCTTTTATTTACCTCTCCAGTCATCAATGCAGAAAATCCAGTACATTCTACGGTTAAAGCTTCCTCGTCAAGCTCATTGTTTCCGTTGGATTCTAACGTGTCGATAGAACAAATTATCAATCCACCCATTCAAGAGCAGAGTCAAGATTCCAAATTGGTTGTGATTGATTTCGAGTACGCAGGAGCGAACCCTGCAGCCTTCGATCTTGCAAATCATTTGAGCGAATGGATGCATGATTACAACTGCTCCGAACCCTATAGATGCGACCCACTGGATTTCCCCACCAAGGAACAAATGCTAAATTTCGTTTACTCTTATGTCTCTCACTTGAGAGGCAACTCTACTAAACCaattgatgatgaagtCAAATGCTACTATAACGCCATTTTGAAATGGAGAGGTAGTGTTCAAATATTCTGGTCTCTGTGGGCCATCTTGCAGAGCGGACATTTACATGAAGAGAAGCTGGAGCGGACAGAGTCTTTTGGCCCAAGTGGGAACAAATACATCATAAATACTGCTTCCCcggaggaagaagatgttATAGACAAACAATTTGCAGATATGGATGGGGTCGACATCGACTCATTCGATTATATCTCTTACTGCAGAGAAAAAATTGCAGTATTTTGGGGTGATGCGCTACAATTTGGCGTTGCCCAAGAGGAGGATTGTGCCGCACCTGAagccaagttcttgaatATAGAAAAGTTATAG
- the USB1 gene encoding phosphoric diester hydrolase (ancestral locus Anc_8.327), producing the protein MDSIAANYPSDESDSDSGEVQLSLEAPLARIPAEVIEKYKLEPNTSKYEDMSLGGLRAGSQRWCTFLYYEWRPSRLERAQLMQIVTRINDFCQKGNMALTRQLHFEPLCLSPLGAPLSLHISLSQSIVFEREAERELLYDKLKERIRSASRLKSFTMKFQPTLELLPSFGKDTLFLALPVSAALKSTEMASINNIIHEAAAETFPGKTGKEIQGLTCMPATTHMSIALAANVPKSVLENLNFISTLLPMELEDAASFEFPVSGLKFDKNRQILSIPFN; encoded by the coding sequence ATGGACTCGATTGCGGCGAATTATCCATCAGACGAAAGTGACAGCGATTCTGGCGAAGTTCAGCTTTCTTTAGAGGCCCCACTTGCCCGTATACCAGCCGAGGTCATTGAGAAATACAAGCTTGAACCCAACACATCGAAATACGAAGATATGTCGCTAGGTGGGCTGCGAGCGGGATCCCAGAGATGGTGTACTTTCCTGTATTATGAATGGAGGCCGAGCCGCCTCGAGAGGGCGCAACTGATGCAAATTGTAACCAGAATCAACGATTTTTGCCAAAAAGGCAATATGGCCCTTACAAGACAGTTGCACTTCGAACCGTTGTGTCTGAGCCCATTGGGAGCGCCTCTCAGTCTACATATCTCCCTGTCGCAGTCAATTGTTTTCGAGCGTGAAGCTGAGCGGGAATTGCTTTATGataagctgaaggagaGGATACGCAGCGCTTCACGACTGAAGTCGTTTACGATGAAGTTCCAACCAACGTTGGAATTACTGCCCTCCTTTGGCAAGGATACGCTTTTCCTTGCGCTGCCAGTGAGCGCAGCTCTCAAGAGCACAGAGATGGCGTCTATCAATAACATAATACACGAGGCCGCAGCCGAGACCTTCCCAGGCAAAACCGGCAAGGAAATACAGGGCCTCACATGCATGCCTGCGACGACGCATATGTCGATCGCCCTGGCTGCCAACGTTCCAAAATCCGTGCTGGAGAACTTGAATTTCATTTCGACATTGCTCCCGATGGAGCTGGAGGATGCCGCATCATTCGAATTCCCGGTCTCTGGTCTAAAATTCGACAAGAATCGACAGATTTTAAGCATACCGTTCAACTGA
- a CDS encoding uncharacterized protein (ancestral locus Anc_8.326), with protein MNFVNDPWHIDPSDLLINDDGGAMYDSLYDANEFDKLLNMNYNDVDNMLTQELKDLDIPLIPQTTASENTDEQQSLDGPKFELSRLQMDHAYDSTKFASSAGGGNAGHKRGPSGTAIFGFLNHNRTLSISNLQKSINEDVSRVQSSFGSDDVTEDKDTNVGQVLLKQQEQLRIALQRQQEVNRRLEEQLRENRLQQQVLQRVLDEQQVVSHQLAKETTPRSSGTRTHKPANSLIITSNSENGGFQFPPPNMISPPNSNASLNGSPSRKPCQNRLKRGFNATRVSPPTSDLATFQTQLDYGTGFQVRSSGDRNGQKEVTNGENGLKGIEDIYKNPFCSKDQLTSSLHRKKESNVSTVSTIPQHTDDGSDSESGALLGLGIRMSAKSSSNGRSYSLRPPPVNVLPVIPGSSDNTPVGKQAQLPQKHTFQHTPIKTQNQRPQYQTHSQSVSDKLFSDDAGTPQLRPPSVPTTASRRSSNYSSDYPENGENEIDIDSQQLAVEEPESRFVVAQTPSPVLKSQARFEGSPHQFDLDSNNSASPLKITRKPTTLPRGSIDRYVKELPDRLFQCMYPNCNKIFKRRYNIRSHIQTHLEDRPYVCDFEGCDKAFVRNHDLVRHKKSHAEKSYACPCGKKFNREDALIVHRSRMICSGGKKYENVVIKKSPRRRGRPKKDGSSSVNSSPVKDSLARDQDGYLVFKMEEQLRNEMEKYGLFKPPSPVKSSAILSPVPLTRSGDLKTPCDS; from the coding sequence ATGAATTTCGTGAACGATCCTTGGCACATCGATCCGTCTGACTTACTGATCAACGACGATGGTGGTGCAATGTACGACAGCTTGTACGATGCGAATGAATTCGATAAGCTGCTGAACATGAATTACAACGATGTCGACAATATGCTGACTCAAGAATTGAAAGACTTGGATATTCCATTGATTCCTCAGACTACGGCTAGTGAAAACACCGATGAACAACAAAGCTTGGACGGGCCGAAATTCGAGCTAAGTCGACTGCAGATGGATCATGCGTATGATTCTACAAAGTTTGCTTCTAGCGCTGGCGGTGGAAATGCAGGTCATAAGCGAGGTCCCAGCGGGACAGCAATCTTTGGGTTTCTCAACCATAACAGAACTTTGAGCATCAGCAATTTGCAGAAGAGCATTAATGAGGACGTTTCGAGGGTACAGAGCTCCTTTGGGAGCGACGACGTAACAGAGGATAAAGACACAAACGTTGGACAGGTCTTGCTGAAACAGCAGGAGCAGTTACGAATAGCTCTGCAGAGACAGCAGGAGGTCAATAGGAGGCTGGAGGAACAACTGAGGGAAAACAGGCTGCAACAACAAGTGCTGCAAAGAGTCCTCGACGAGCAACAAGTGGTATCTCATCAATTGGCAAAAGAGACAACTCCTAGATCGAGTGGAACTAGAACTCATAAGCCTGCTAATAGCCTGATCATCACGTCAAACAGCGAAAACGGTGGGTTCCAATTCCCACCGCCAAATATGATCTCACCCCCCAACTCTAACGCCTCACTGAATGGTTCGCCCTCGAGGAAACCGTGCCAAAATAGGCTTAAGAGGGGATTTAACGCCACCAGGGTGTCACCTCCAACTTCTGATTTAGCAACATTTCAGACGCAGCTGGACTATGGAACAGGCTTTCAAGTCCGCAGCAGCGGAGACCGAAACGGCCAGAAAGAGGTTACAAATGGCGAGAATGGCCTGAAAggcattgaagatatttACAAAAATCCTTTCTGCTCTAAAGACCAGCTAACAAGTTCGTTGCacaggaagaaagagtCAAACGTATCGACGGTCTCCACGATTCCCCAGCATACAGACGACGGTAGCGACAGCGAATCAGGAGCCCTGCTCGGACTAGGTATACGAATGAGCGCGAAGTCTTCAAGTAATGGACGCAGTTATTCCCTAAGGCCTCCTCCAGTAAATGTCTTACCAGTCATACCGGGTTCATCCGATAACACACCTGTCGGCAAACAGGCGCAACTCCCACAGAAGCACACTTTCCAGCATACTCCGATAAAAACGCAGAACCAGCGACCTCAGTACCAAACACACAGCCAATCAGTCTCCGACAAACTGTTCAGCGACGACGCTGGCACTCCACAATTACGACCACCTTCGGTTCCGACAACCGCAAGCCGCCGGAGCAGCAATTACAGTTCGGACTACCCAGAGAACGGCGAGAACGAAATAGACATAGACTCTCAACAACTAGCGGTAGAAGAACCAGAGAGCAGATTCGTAGTCGCGCAGACGCCCTCACCGGTACTGAAATCCCAAGCCAGATTCGAAGGTTCGCCTCACCAGTTCGATCTTGACTCCAACAATAGCGCCAGCCCACTGAAGATTACTCGTAAGCCCACAACGCTGCCCCGCGGATCTATCGACCGGTACGTGAAGGAGCTGCCAGATCGCCTGTTCCAATGTATGTATCCGAACTGcaacaagatcttcaagaggCGATACAACATCCGCTCACACATCCAAACCCATCTAGAAGACAGACCCTACGTCTGCGACTTCGAGGGCTGCGACAAAGCCTTCGTCAGGAACCACGACCTCGTAAGACACAAGAAATCGCACGCTGAAAAGAGCTACGCATGTCCCTGCGGCAAAAAATTCAACCGTGAGGATGCCCTCATCGTCCACCGAAGTCGGATGATCTGCAGTGGTGGAAAGAAGTACGAAAACGTTGTAATAAAGAAATCTCCACGCAGACGTGGAAGACCTAAAAAGGACGGCTCCTCCAGCGTGAACAGCAGTCCCGTCAAAGATTCTCTCGCGCGAGATCAGGATGGATACCTGGTTTTCAAGATGGAGGAGCAATTACGAAACGAGATGGAGAAATACGGCCTTTTCAAGCCTCCATCACCAGTAAAATCCTCCGCGATCTTATCGCCAGTGCCATTGACAAGATCTGGAGATCTAAAAACTCCCTGCGATTCCTAA
- the DIP2 gene encoding snoRNA-binding rRNA-processing protein DIP2 (ancestral locus Anc_8.324), with the protein MVKSYQRFEQAEAFGVISSNSNCVFIPPESKKGHSVGQVITSALENVNLWDLKTADLVTCLSDGQPPGSIDAKTTKPAEVTCLERHPETNLLAQGSAEGVIKVWDLMSQTVLLTLNGHRSAVTLLKFDSTGTRLISGSQDSNIIMWDLVGEVGLYKLRSHKDAISGLWLQDDSWLVSTSKDGFIKIWDLKTQQCVETHIAHTGECWALGIYEDFVITTGADSQVKVWQLQLENDAGSKLTEKGAFDKESKQRGSSVEFIATADGSIFFFIQNADKTVEVFRIRKEEEIAKATRKREKRLKEKGLSDEEIKKNIEDAYTSMIVHRFQTLRSNFKIKAASWAQVTSSKLDIITTTSNNTIDYYSIPYQKKDPKLPAPIKLHSIELQGHRTDVRAIDISNDNSLLATASNGSLKIWNLKTRKCLRTFECGYALCCKFLPGGFLIVVGTRNGELQLFDLASSTMLNNKECAHDAAIWTLDITTDGKKLITGSADKTVKFWAFQVEQVPLAGSGDKFTSIMRITHDTTLELNDDVLCVKLSPENRYLAVSLLDNTVKVFYFDTMKFYLSLYGHKLPVLSIDISFDSKMIITSSADKNIKIWGLDFGDCHKSLFAHQDSIMSVKFLPESHNFFSCSKDALVKYWDGDKFECIQKLAGHQSEVWALSVSYDGKYVVSASHDRSIRIWEETEDQVFLEEERERELEEQYEGSLLSSLEEGSADAAFKSDITNNEEEQNEAADVRKQTIESLKAGERLMEALDLGIPEIENEERYEEDMKLWNRKKIDSKPIKPTKHAILIAMNKTPQEYIMEILARIHPSQLEDALLVLPFSYVLKVLKFIDKVLLDERLLQHNLPLICKNLFFIVRSNHRELVSQKNEELKLRITRVKDRLRGALKSTQDDLGFNIEGLFFIRQQWNLRHKFEFTDDYSQRELDDKRKKRVFETLA; encoded by the coding sequence ATGGTGAAGTCGTACCAGCGTTTCGAGCAAGCTGAAGCTTTCGGTGTTATCAGCTCTAATTCCAATTGTGTCTTTATTCCACCGGAAAGCAAAAAGGGACACAGCGTCGGGCAAGTTATAACAAGTGCTCTTGAGAATGTCAACTTATGGGATCTGAAGACTGCAGATCTTGTCACCTGCCTCTCCGACGGACAGCCCCCTGGCTCTATTGATGCTAAAACTACGAAACCTGCCGAGGTTACTTGTCTTGAACGTCATCCAGAAACCAATCTTCTGGCGCAAGGCTCCGCAGAAGGTGTGATCAAAGTATGGGATCTTATGTCGCAGACTGTTCTTCTGACACTCAATGGACATAGATCAGCAGTTACACTATTAAAATTCGATTCCACGGGTACTAGGTTGATCTCGGGATCTCAAGACTCAAACATCATTATGTGGGATTTGGTTGGAGAAGTTGGGCTTTACAAATTGCGTTCTCACAAGGACGCTATATCTGGCCTGTGGCTTCAGGATGACAGTTGGCTAGTGAGCACATCGAAGGATGGTTTTATAAAAATCTGGGATTTAAAGACACAACAGTGTGTCGAGACACACATCGCTCATACGGGCGAATGCTGGGCCCTTGGCATATATGAAGATTTCGTCATCACAACCGGAGCGGACTCCCAGGTGAAGGTGTGGCAATTGCAACTTGAGAACGATGCTGGCTCGAAGCTAACCGAGAAGGGAGCATTCGACAAAGAAAGCAAGCAGAGAGGATCATCAGTCGAATTTATTGCAACCGCAGACGGCTCAATATTTTTCTTTATCCAGAATGCAGACAAAACTGTAGAGGTTTTCAGAATTAgaaaggaggaagagatcgcAAAGGCCACCAggaagagagaaaaaagattgaaggaaaagggcctttctgatgaggaaatcaagaagaatattgaagatgccTATACATCCATGATTGTCCATCGCTTTCAAACTTTAAGATCAAACTTCAAAATTAAGGCCGCCAGTTGGGCACAAGTCACCTCGTCAAAGCTTGATATTATAACGACTACATCCAACAATACTATAGACTACTATTCAATTCcttatcaaaagaaggaTCCCAAACTCCCAGCTCCTATCAAACTGCACAGCATCGAACTCCAGGGTCACAGGACTGACGTACGTGCCATCGACATCAGTAACGACAATAGCTTGCTGGCGACTGCATCCAACGGCTCACTCAAGATATGGAATCTAAAGACAAGGAAGTGCTTGAGAACATTCGAATGCGGCTATGCTCTATGTTGCAAGTTTTTGCCTGGCGGATTTCTGATAGTTGTGGGGACGAGAAACGGTGAATTACAGCTTTTCGATCTTGCATCATCAACGATGCTAAATAACAAAGAATGTGCTCATGACGCTGCCATTTGGACCCTCGACATTACTACAGATGGTAAGAAACTTATTACCGGTTCAGCAGACAAAACTGTTAAATTTTGGGCTTTCCAGGTCGAGCAAGTTCCTTTGGCTGGTTCAGGTGACAAATTTACTTCAATTATGAGAATCACGCATGATACAACTCTAGAGTTGAACGACGATGTTCTATGCGTCAAACTCTCACCTGAAAACAGATATCTAGCTGTTTCCTTGCTTGATAATACGGTCAAAGTGTTCTACTTTGATACCATGAAATTCTACCTAAGTTTGTACGGGCATAAGCTGCCTGTTCTCTCGATCGATATCTCTTTTGactcgaagatgatcatTACTTCCTCAGCGGACAAAAACATCAAGATTTGGGGTCTAGACTTTGGTGATTGTCATAAATCGCTTTTTGCCCATCAGGACTCAATTATGAGTGTCAAATTCTTACCTGAATCTCATAATTTCTTCAGTTGTTCAAAGGACGCGCTAGTTAAGTATTGGGACGGTGACAAATTTGAGTGTATCCAAAAATTGGCTGGTCATCAAAGTGAAGTATGGGCCCTATCGGTCTCTTATGATGGTAAATATGTTGTATCTGCTTCACATGACCGTAGTATCAGAATATGGGAGGAAACGGAAGATCAAGTCTTTCtagaagaagaaagggaaagagagctggaagagcaaTATGAAGGTTCTTTGTTATCCTCACTTGAAGAGGGATCTGCTGATGCGGCATTCAAAAGTGATATAACTaacaatgaagaagaacagaaCGAGGCTGCCGACGTACGTAAACAGACAATCGAATCTCTGAAAGCGGGCGAGCGACTGATGGAGGCCCTAGATTTAGGAATCCCTGAGATTGAAAACGAGGAACGATATGAGGAGGACATGAAGTTATGGAATAGGAAAAAAATTGATTCAAAGCCGATCAAACCTACAAAACATGCCATCTTAATTGCGATGAACAAAACCCCGCAGGAATATATTATGGAAATTCTCGCCAGGATCCATCCCTCTCAGCTCGAGGACGCTCTGCTGGTCCTTCCGTTCTCTTATGTTCTGAAAGTTCTCAAGTTTATCGACAAAGTGTTGCTCGATGAGAGACTGCTGCAGCACAATCTGCCGTTAATATGCAAGAActtgttcttcatcgtcagGTCAAATCATAGAGAACTCGTATCGCagaagaatgaagaacTAAAACTGCGCATTACGCGAGTAAAGGATAGATTAAGAGGGGCTCTGAAATCCACCCAAGACGACTTAGGATTCAATATTGAAGGGTTATTTTTCATCAGACAACAATGGAACCTTCGCCACAAGTTCGAGTTTACCGACGACTACAGCCAAAGAGAATTGGATGAtaaaagaaagaaaagagtGTTTGAAACTTTGGCTTAG